The region TGACCGGCGTAATGGCCGGATGCCGCCCGGAGTACATGCCGTTGCTGATCGCCATCGTGGAAGCGGTCACGCAGCCTGAATTTCGGCTCCAGGACGCGGGCTCGACGCCCGGATGGGAACCGGTCGTCACCGTGAACGGACCGATCGCGAAGCAGCTGGATTTCAACAGCGGCGCGAGCGTGAGTCGCATCGGCCGGCGTGCGAACTCGAGCGTGGGGCGTTTCCTGCGGCTCGTCCTGCGCAACATGGCCGGTTTCCGCTTCGCGCCGCACGCCGGCGACAAAGGCAGCATAGGCCAGAACTTCTTCATCGCGCTCGCGGAGAACGAGGATGCGTGCCGCGAGATAGGCTGGTCCCCCTACTCGGTCGATCGCGGCTTCGCGGCCGGCGACAACGTCGTCACGGTGCAGAGCGTGGTGAACGTCAGCCCGCCTATCTATACCGGCAGCGACGATCCCCTCGAGCACGCGCGCATTCTGGCGGAGGTTCTCGGTCAGAGCTGCGGCTACTGGTCGCCGGTCGGCATGACTTACTCGAGATACGACCCGCTCATCGTCATGAGCCCGAGCATCGCGAAGGTGTTCGCGGACCACGGCTGGAGCAAGGACAAGATTCGGCAGCATCTGTACAACAACTGCTGGATCGCGGCCGACGATGCCGAGCGGTATGCCTATTACATCGGGCTCACCGGCTTCAAGATCCGCGAGCACGTCGCCAGAGGCCTGCTCCCGCCGGAGTATGCGGCGAGCGACGATCCAAAGCGCCTTGTGCGTGTCTTTCAGCGGGCTGATTCGATCGGCATCGTCGTGGCGGGCGACGCGGGGCGCAACCAATCGAAATGCTATGCCAGCAATCACACCCAGGGCCCGCCCACAAGCCGCAGGATCGTCTTGCCTCGCAACTGGAACCAGCTCGTGCGGTAGCGGCTGCCACACGCGCAGGAAGGCTTCGACAACGTAAGGAGGAGGTTTAGAGATGGTCATTCAGAGCAGCACGCGTCTTATGCTGGCCGCCGCGCTTGTGGCACCCGCGCTCGCGGGCGCGCAGGCTTACCCTAACAGGCCGATCCAGTTCATCGTCCCATTCGCAGCGGCCGGGGCGGGGGACATCTTCGCGCGCACGGTCGCGCAGAAACTCACGGCCGCCCTGGGGCAGCAGGTCGTGGTGGTGAATCGCCCTGGCGCGAACGGAATCATCGGCACCGAGCAGGTCGCGAAGGCGGCACCGGACGGCTACACGCTCCTCATGGCGACGACGGCGACACTGGCGATCAACCCGAGTCTGTACGAGAAGCTGCCGTACGACAGCCCGAAGGACTTTGCACCAGTCACGCAAGGCACGCTCTACCAGTACATTCTCATCGTCCATCCATCCGTGCCGGCGCGCTCCGTCGCCGAGCTCGTAAAGCTCGCCAAGGCGAAACCAGGGCAGCTGCAGTACGGCTCATCCGGCATTGGGGGCTCGAATCATCTCGCCGGCGAGATGTTCAAGAGCGCCGCGAAGGTGGATATCGTGCATGTCCCGTTCAAAGGCAGCGCTCCCGCCCTCGCCGCCACGATTGCCGGACAAGTTTCCATGATGTTCGACACCATTGTGACCACGGTGCCGCGGCTGGAGGCAGGCAAGGTCCGCGCGCTTGCCGTGACGGGCGAAAAGCGCGCACCGCAGGCGCCCGACATCCCGACGTTGATCGAATTGGGTTACAAGAACTACAAGGTTACCGCGTGGCAGGCCATCGCAGCACCCGCGGGAACGCCTCGACCGATCATCCAGCGCTTGTATAAAGAGAGCGCACAGGCGCTCAAGATGCCGGAC is a window of Betaproteobacteria bacterium DNA encoding:
- a CDS encoding tripartite tricarboxylate transporter substrate binding protein codes for the protein MVIQSSTRLMLAAALVAPALAGAQAYPNRPIQFIVPFAAAGAGDIFARTVAQKLTAALGQQVVVVNRPGANGIIGTEQVAKAAPDGYTLLMATTATLAINPSLYEKLPYDSPKDFAPVTQGTLYQYILIVHPSVPARSVAELVKLAKAKPGQLQYGSSGIGGSNHLAGEMFKSAAKVDIVHVPFKGSAPALAATIAGQVSMMFDTIVTTVPRLEAGKVRALAVTGEKRAPQAPDIPTLIELGYKNYKVTAWQAIAAPAGTPRPIIQRLYKESAQALKMPDVVERLGTQGGNEIVASTPEEFAQVIREEIAFYARVIKDAKIRVE